A segment of the Ipomoea triloba cultivar NCNSP0323 chromosome 1, ASM357664v1 genome:
tggcaataaaaaatttgtttgaacataaaaaaaaattatgaaagatttgaaacgtacgtaaaattgataaaaaatttgcctagtttagatagaggaaaaaaagtttgcagagaatattgaaaagtttggggttggagggttggatttcatctatttatattaatgaagagaaagtcgatagaaatcctattctgatagagtttgtgaaagtcagtaactttttgaataccagtagacttttaataactctataaaagtctgaatcaaatacctgtatacttttaaagagttttgaaaagtttgaattgaatacaggtAGACTTGtaaagagtttataaaagtctaaattgaataccaccaaacttttaaagttgataaaagtatttaaaagttcatgaaagtcgtgattgaatacaccccccttagtCCCTTCTCTCTGAGTTCTACTTCTCTCATTCTCTGTAGTCTCTACTCTCTGTCTCTCTACCTCTTAGTCTTCTAGACTTATAGTCTTCTACTCCTCTTCTCCGAATCTCCGATTCTATCCAAAGTCTAGGCTCTTGGTGGAAGCCCTTTCGCAAAGTCGCTGGGCACTGGTCAGTGCTCACGGAGTCACGGACTCACGGTGGAATCGTGGAAGCCATTCGCTGGACTCTGAAGATGGAagaattgttatatatctacacaaaaatatatcttctaTACATATGAATTATAAgagcaattgattcctataactgagttactagagaacgagcatatttgctcaatttataaaaatcctaaacagtgatatataaaatctttaaAGTTTCAGCACaacatgcgtacatctacacattagctattaattaagcaattatttgttggaacaaacaaggataacatcataTCGGGGATCGagaacataatcgatccaaaacatatcttcaattgcactatataatatttgatgttataatttatataattatataccgatccaaatattcttaatatattataaaaaatctattccgtgcatcgcacgggtgaaaatagtagtaatgataataataataataatctaggGAAAAAAGgactatttcttttttttttttatcctttcattttcatgttgaattgcaattcatatggGGAGTAGTATGAATTTTAATTCCACAAAAAGAGAGAATTGTAATTACTTGCAATTGCGATTCACtctaaccaaacaatataatttatgctAAAATAAACATTACAATTGAATTGCAACGTAATTACACTCTATCAAACACCTCATAAACGTTTCAAAAACTGCTCAAATTTGGAGAAGcaaataaattgaatttttgGATTGTACCAAAACCATCCCTAACTATCATCCCTCTTACGAGACAAGAGTGTTTCCTAATCAAGGAAGCCACATGAAAATGACCATTTACAATCATAGTGTATGTACATCCTTTCCTACCACTGCACGTCTGCACTGCACCCTAATCTCAAGAAACTTCAACAgggattgaaaaaaaaaaacaaaaaattgaactcTTCACCCCGGGCATTCATAACTTTTTTAGATTAATGAATCAACCCAAAAAATCCTGTACAAGTTCACCAAAACAAAACTGTCCATTGCAGCATTCCACGGCGCTGACCACTTCCCGGAAAGCAGCGACGCTGCAGGGCACCGCCAGCCCACCTCTCTGCGCAAACCCAAACTCATCATACGCCTTCTCCAGCAAAATCTTGAACAGCGGATGGGAGAGGTAGCTGGTGGGGACCACGAAGCGCTGCCGTTCCTCGCCTACGTACACCGCCAAACTCCCCGCCGCCGTCTTTTCTTCACCACCACTCTTCAGCAAGTACTCTTCTTCATGCCCGGAACTGCTCCTCACTCTACCCTTCCTACCCAATTTCTTCACCTTCCCCAacatttctatttttcttttctcactCAGGATTATTGAGAAAGCAAGGGTTGTTAGGAGTTGAACAAaactggaaaaagaaaaaaagttgtgTGTTAGTTTCTTGGTTCTtgagatgaagaattgaagaaaaatggCGGAAAGGGGATGGCTTTTGTAGTGTGGAGAAGAATCTCCACGAGGAGTCAGCTTTTGACCAAAATCTAAAGAATAGTCTTTTGGAGTTTGAGGCATATGATTGTGCAGTGGTGGTTTATTTGTCATGTAGAATTATATTTGTCGTTACATGAGCTTTGACTTATTAATACTTAATCTCAATTCAGCAGACCTATACTTGGGGAACAAATGTGATATGGGCGTCTTATCATCTTTCAAATACAAGAATTATATTCTATGGGGTAAACTCTGCATTGTAATTTTAACCTTCTATGGGGTAAACTCTGCATTGAATGCAATTTTAACCGACAAATGATAACACAGAGAAAAAATATAGATTGttcagctcaaaccaagaaaatcaTTATAATACGTTACTCCACTAAGAAtcaaacatataatcttgttgTTATTAAACAAACAACATTGTGATCTATGTTAATTAAAACCTTTATacgcttataacttgaatgcggaagcACAATTAACCATGAATCgcatgtaaatcaaatcaatcaactaaacaatgtttATAATCATtgatctttaattaaaatagGAATAAAGATAAAGACTTACTTATTTCCCTATAATCTCTAACTTGAATAATCAAGAATGCTTCACCTCGATCTTTGATCTGTATGCGTTAATCACCTCCTATTGATATGGAGACTAGAAAATTCTGAGACTAGAAACCTATGATTGGAAAACCATATGATCTCTAGAGTTTTCctgggtatttatagatgtgatgagGACCCCTCTTTCAAGAGGATTGGGAAACCtcattttaggaataaaaatcaCTTTAGGAATGTGAAACGGGAGAATCCATATCTtttttccattatacatcttttaaccGGACTTAAATTTTAACCGAATGAGAtggagggaatttcacccagtaaTTCCACATTTATACATCAATAATCATCGACGTGAGTCCCTTATGGAATTacaacatttattatataaatcaatgttaggaaataattgTTTCTAAATCTATACTTTATTCCTACTCAATACTAAGAGcatatttataaaaaagaaaaaaaaactgctTTAAAGATTTATAAAATGTGTGAGACGGAGTGTtgaaactatttttaaaaaggtTAGATAAGCtatgtaaattataaaacttaaaagttagactttatatcaattaaaaaattagagtaGTTACTGCGCATAACAAATTGGTTGAACTGGAAaaaacaatatatcaatttttataactattttttcaaaattcaattaaaaaacaTATTGTATACaactaataaatttaataataatggccTAAATCCTTAACCAGCCAAATCAATTAGCTTCTTTAATCACAAGAAAAATGAGATATTGGGGCAATCTCACCCAATTTATAGAACAATTTACTTGGTAACTCTAAATTGGTGTTATCTCTTTATAGTCTTTTGTCGGTTAAGTTGAGCTTCACCTAGAACGCACTATAAAATTAATTCTCCatctatctcattttatatgtttagtTTGGTATGGTTAACGAGACTTAACTAagattatttctaatttaatttttcatagcGTTAAGTTTAGGagtagtatacaaaatttatatatttaaaatttacattaaaaatactattaaacacaaaaaaaaaaaagattacaaatatttaaaaaacatatGCAAATAAGATAGAGTTGctttgactaataaatagtaaatatgacatgtaaaatgagataaaaatacgtattttttttgtctagctaattcaattcaatgttTCCCCAACTACTCAACAACGACCATCTCACATACATCGAAATAATCTTATTCAAATTTTGAGAATGTGGATACCTTAGAACTCATGAAAGAGTATTTTCTCACTTTTTGAAGTCTTATCCGTCATGAATAAAACTCACGTCAATATTATATGATTCTAATTAACTGATTAAGAGGGtctattatcaaaaaaaataattagttaattaaattaaagattcaCTTATAGTAGTCtcccttccaaaaaaaaataaaaatatagagatTCGTTTAGTGGACGGCTAAAAATTGGTGGAGGGAGGGTGATGGGGCATGGAAACGACAAGGAGCAACCTAGGAAGATTCTCCAATGTTTGTCACTTTGGATGATTAAAaattagtcaaaaaaaaaaaaagaaaaaagaaggtgTCTATAGTTAAGGCTTTGTGACTTAGGCTGATTTTGAATTAGTGGAAGCTACCAAAGGGTTTCATTTATTTGCAGTGGTGTCCCATTGGCCATTTCACATCGCACCAACGGACTATTCAATTCATTCGTCAGCAAGGGCGGCACTACCTTCATTCTTACCCTGAAAGATTGACTTGGAAACCTTCAATATTTGCAGATATTTTGAAAGTAACttttttagcaaaaaattaCGGATTCAAATTGTATGgacaataatttcatatttggtTTTAAAAACTCAATGACTTTTACCACTcgtttttttaatgtttgactattaacaaaaaatatattcgATAGAACATACTCATTatgatgatattaaaaaaaaaaaactcaattttacaaaaataatctTTCAATATTTTTACTAGCTAGCTCAAAAGACATTTTCTGAATTCATATATCACACTTAACTctgtatcagttcaacacaactgcagtatcagccatgaccatggtccacaatgcacccCCACCCCCCCTTATGGATAGGTTGTTCTACCACCTATTTGGTTATTGTTTGAACTAGACTCTGCTACTTAAGTGAAAATATAGATTTAGTTGAGTTAggtcaaataataaaaattttaatcaagACACACGATCAATAACTAAAAAAGTTTAAGTACCTGGAGGGTGCGGTTGAGTGGAAGGGACTCATTCATCTTTAACCAAAGATCAAGGGTTCGACGATGGAGACCCTgggttacacccaaaaaaataactaaaaaagattttttttaaaaaaattattaggtttttcttcaattttatttttttaaatttacattaaTTACATCTATCTACCAATCAGTTCTTATATTGTGGACctcggtccacaatgcattgtgaaccgtggtcccaaaacgacgtcgtttcagtaagtgggagacggagcccgtaattgacactatagttcatctcaaaagatactgccttacatttgttttgatattatcgaatgaaactgtagttatatcgaaatgtaactgtagttgtgttgaaatgtaactgcaatgtatataaactgatattgaataacagtttcacatttgtgttttatattatcgaatgaaactgtagttatatcgaaatgtaactgtagttgtgttgaaatgtaactgcaatgtatataaactgatattgaataacagtttcacatttgtgttttatattatcgaatgaaactgtagttatatcgaaatgtaactgtagttgtgttgaaatgtaactgcagtgtatatgaactgatactgaataacagtttcacatttgtgtttttatattatcgaatgaaactgtagttatatcaaaatgtaactacagttgtgttgaaatgtaactgcagttgtgttgaaatataactgcagtgtatatgaactgaaagtgagtggcgcgaattcatccgtttgttttcattaatcaaaacgacgtcgttttgatccgcggtccacgatataatttgcgatcgACCAATATCcgattaataaaatatgaattgggTTGGATAGGaccaaataatataaacatTATCCTGACCCacaagtaaaaatatttttattaaaatcaatttcTTTAAGTCAGAATCATTACATTTATGAATGtctaactaaatatatataagttgaGCAGGGTCGAGATTAAGAGTAAAAATCTTGACTCAGCTCGACCTACATCCctataaaagtaattttttcttcaattcatgtAGTTaagaatttttattataataaaagttcaaaaaattatttatttacaactctttattataattattattaatccttataatattataaattttaatttaatataaatatagttattaattataaattttatttatacattttaatcttATAATAGCTTTATttgcattttaaaaatgaagcaaatagaaaaaatagaattttctaaaactttaaccaaacaccataaaattaaaatatttttcaaaaaataataactttttaaatacaactgatcctattacattgtaatcaATTCAtgcatattttctcaacctgttgaagtaCATGGggtcaatatcacctccactaaggttcaatctcatgaccttccTTATAGGAGAGTCattacatgccatctgagcacaaagtgcttggcATTTAGAAAATCTTTTAGTGTTTTCAAAtggaaaattaatattaatataataattttagggAATTTTAAAATATGCCCATTAGTTGTTCAATACCTATTACACCAAATTTACCCACAATATACACTTGGTTGTATTCTGTGCTTAACCATcattttagaactttatttgaaatataAGACAATAATAAAGTATACaagtaaataattatttaaaaaataagtaagcATGACACAcacaattaaataacataaagtgAAGCGAGGAGACAGTAAGGAATAACATTTGAAGACAGGAGAAACGCCCAAGAACATTTGGACTGCACGGCGTCGGCACAtgctgttttttatttttattgttttttaaatgATTGGATACATTTTTCAAATTGGCGTGAAATTATCTGCTAATTTTACGAAACCTTTCGCTCATGAATTATTTGTTGCCTTGGAATAGTTTGGGAAAAAAGATAACCGGCATTCCACACTTGCACCAATTCCGACCCTTATCTTTTCAATTTCATACTCTGTTTTGTAGTAATCTGCATCACCATttatcagtgttgcaaaaatcccgcctaggcgccgattaattcTCGCCTAGGCGCTAAGCGCTGGTCAACCGCCTagtgtatcacattaaatggtggtctaggcggctggccggctaggcgaccgcctaggccgcctaagccgCCAAAACCACCGCCTaaaccgcttaggcgctgaccgcctaggcatcgactagaccgactaggcaccgactaggccttttagtcggtcgattaactattgttcttttttttttaatgggttatttgactcaaaacaacatcgttttgagcaaaataattttaaactgtacaaactttagatttttttaggttaatatttaatattttagtattaagtattaaagtattatataatttataattattagtctttaaaaaatataaaatacttaaacaaatttttaaaaaataaaaaataaaataaaaaatacacgggcgctaggcgccgattaatccccggctaggtgtccccgagcgcctagcgattttttcaaccatgccaTTTAACTTGTGAAACGCGGTTCTCTCTCTAGGGTTTTGTTTCTTGAGAGTATCTCCCTAGGTTTTCTAGGGTTTGTCCTTCTTCCCGACTGGTTTCCGCTTTCTTTTGTGTCGTTTGATCTTCCTTCGTTCATTCGTTTCGTTGCATCGTGTTGATCATGGATGTTAATCAACTTGCTGAGCACTGTTCGGACTTGGTCATTGATGGTGAGGAGATTGGAGGTTTGGACGTGCCCGAAGAGTTGGCTGCGACTGAAACTGCTCCACACTGGGACCTGGTAGGCTGTTTCTTGACTGATCGTACCATCAAGTTTGATCATATGCAGCAGGTGTTTGCTTCCGTCTGGCGGCCTATGATGGGTATGAGGGTTCTCTCGCTGGAGGACGATCGCTTTCTTTTCCAGTTCCCTCATGCAAAGGACATGCATCGGGTTATAGACGATGGCCCGTGGTCGTTTGAGAATCAGACTTTTGTGTGCAAAGAGGTCCCCTCGGGTACTAGGCCGGAGGATGTGATATTGGATACGGTGATGTTCTGGGTGCAGATTCATGACCTCCCAACTGCTTATGCTAAACCCGAGTTCATCGCTCAAATAGGGGATTATGTGGGTTCCTTTGTTCTAGAGGATCTGAACAACTTTGGTGGTACTTGGAGAAGGAGTTACTATCGCATAAGGGTTGCGATAAGGATAGTTGAACCATTGAAGAGAAGGATGAAACTTAACCGCAAGGATGGGTCTTCTCATTGGGTTTCGTTTAAATACGAAAGAATGAGTACTTTCTGCTTTTGTTGTGGTCTTTTAGGCCATTCGGACaaatttgttaggaacatattgtaataggttttgatgataccaaatgtaacctataatcccctaagtctcgaaagatagaaattatatgtaagttcgacaagtaaactaagagcgaaaatacaaccgggtaacttgagctcaactcggaaaatatttaagcttaaggtaaacttgtgtgaacatcttagaaagtctcgtgttgtaatcttatagatagatcagaagaaggcacaggacaacactggaggaataagggtctgcgagacatcaactaagtctcgagacataagcagagtccgagagataggatctctcgatacaacaacccagttcgagacataagcagagttcgagagatagatctctcgatatatggggatcaagacatcaaacaatcgagacatcaatcttggtctcgataaactgacatttctccaaaaggctgaatgacggtcaggaagcatgaataaagtttggagaagaagaatatcatggagataaaatattaaggaggtgccagaagtggatgccacatcagaattccacaacaaacggatagaaggtgcactaatccaaagtcggtcttattccctaaaacgaggatcaatgggaatttaaaaagagtaacttttaccaaaagtagcaagtggagcatggactcaagaaagtggattatggaatatccactaccaaacaaaaggttcaagttacaagaccaccactccgtgaaaaatgctgaaaagatgcaagtcccatacatagcatgggaaacagatttcaaacggaataattttccctccaacggaattattccttaactctcatataaaaaggacgtgaagacacaagttaaagAGGGGAAGTTTCGTCAGAGAAAGTCgattcattcgaaaatcttaagaggtgtctgattaaaacgttcaaaagtgcaagtgctcaactggGAATATCATcatgatattcaaaacagcgagaaaaacacatcttagtgtttgagagagttacaaagcttaaactgctatacatctagaaggtgaccgaagctgctctaacatcgaagttgattcaacgatagcttttggtcagattggagcttgttacactcaactgtgacaaccaaaggtccttgctttggattaagcaagaagaggcggagtaacctggcagctgtctagtgaagatcctgaggcttgaggcgggcttggtgatcaaagctcaagtgctcgataggtggagtaacaagaagcggggcgaaaaacctgaggcttgaggcgggcttcgtgatcaaagctcaagcgctcgatattgtactaaaaagggaagttttagtgcaatccttccagggagtttctggaagaagagtggacgtaggcgggttggccaaaccacttaaaaatctctctcgcatttactttctgctttt
Coding sequences within it:
- the LOC116001577 gene encoding auxin-induced protein X15-like codes for the protein MLGKVKKLGRKGRVRSSSGHEEEYLLKSGGEEKTAAGSLAVYVGEERQRFVVPTSYLSHPLFKILLEKAYDEFGFAQRGGLAVPCSVAAFREVVSAVECCNGQFCFGELVQDFLG
- the LOC116006755 gene encoding uncharacterized protein LOC116006755; this translates as MDVNQLAEHCSDLVIDGEEIGGLDVPEELAATETAPHWDLVGCFLTDRTIKFDHMQQVFASVWRPMMGMRVLSLEDDRFLFQFPHAKDMHRVIDDGPWSFENQTFVCKEVPSGTRPEDVILDTVMFWVQIHDLPTAYAKPEFIAQIGDYVGSFVLEDLNNFGGTWRRSYYRIRVAIRIVEPLKRRMKLNRKDGSSHWVSFKYERMSTFCFCCGLLGHSDKFVRNIL